The sequence GGCCCAGCAGTCCGCCGTCCTCGCCCGAGCCGCCCAGGACGATCCCGGACAGGACGTGTTCCAGAAGGAGCTGTTCGGGCAGATGCTGGAGTTCGCCACGCATCCGCAGACGGACATGGCGGACCTCGGCGCCGAGATCGTGCACTGCCGCAAGGAGGCGGCCCGGCTCGCCGGGGAGATCGGCTGCGCGGTCGCCGCGCTCGCCACCTCCCCGCTGCCGGTCACCCCCACGATCGTCGCGCACGAACGCTACCGGTGGATGACCGGGCAGTACGGGATGACCGCCCAGGAGCAGCTCATCTGCGGCTGCCACGCGCATGTTTCGGTGGCGTCCGACGAGGAGGGCGTCGCCGTCCTCGACCGGATCCGGCCGTGGCTTCCGGTGCTGTGCGCGCTCAGCGCCAACTCACCCTTCTGGCACGGCCGGGACACCGGCTACGTCAGCTACCGCAGCCGGGTGCAGCGGCGCTGGCCGCAGACGGGGCCGAACGAGCTGTTCGGCTCGGCCGAGCGCTACCACCGGCTGGTGCGGGACATGTTGGCCAGCGGGGTCGTCCTGGACAGCGGGATGTTGTACTTCGACGCTCGCCTGTCCGCCAGATACCCGACCGTGGAACTCAGGGTGGCGGACGTGTGCCTGCGGGCAGAGACCACCGTCCTCGTCGCCACACTGGCCCGTGCCCTGGTGGAGACGGCCGCACGCGACTGGCGGGCCGGCCGGCCGCCGCTGGACCACAGCGTGAACCTGCTCAAACTGGCCGGCTGGCAGGCCGCCCGCTCCGGCCTGGGCCAGGATCTGCTCGACCCCGTGACCATGCTGCCCCGTCCCGCCGTGGAGGTGCTGGGCTCGCTGCTGGAGCACACGGGGGACGCGCTCGCCGACAGCGGTGACGCGGCCTTCGTCGCGGAGGCCGTCGCCGAACTGCTGCGCCGGGGCAATGGCGCCCATGAGCAGCGGCTGCTCATGGAGCGCACGGGCAGCCTTCGGCACGTCGTCACCGAGTGTGTGCGCCGCACCCAGGACTGAGGGGCCCTCCGGCCGGGTCGGGGGCCGTGTGGCGCGCGCTCCGAGGCTCTCCGGACACACGGAGATCATCAGCCGATCACGACTTGCCTTTTCCCGGCACGCAAGCCGGTTCCCTGGGCTACATTCGAGCACCGCCGGGCACTGAGCCGACCGGCGGAGTCACCTTCCGTACACTCCGGGAGCAGCGCATGCGCGACGTCGCCGTCGCTCCACCAGCCGTACCACCGCTGACCGGCGGGCTCGCCGACAGCGTCTTCGAGACCGCGGACCGGAATCCGGCTCTGCCCCTCCTCGCGCGCCGTACGGACGCGGCGCCCGGCAGCTGGGAGGAGGTGACGGCGGTCGAGGTGCGGGACGAAGTGGTCGATCTGGCCAAGGGGCTGATCGCCGCGGGGATATCGCCGGGCCACCGGGTGGCCGTGATGGCCCGTACCCGCTACGAGTGGACGGTCTTCGCCCACGCGCTGTGGACCGTCGGCGCGGAGGTCGTCCCGGTCCATCCGTCCTCGTCGCGGGACCAGGTGGAGTGGATCCTGCGGGACGCCGGCTGTGTGGCCGTGGTGGTGGAGGACGAGCAGGGCGTCATGACCGTGGGCACGGTGTGCGCGGGGCTGCCCCGGCTGCGGCACGTCTGGCAGCTGGACGCGGGCGCGCTGCCCCTGCTGGCCGAGCAGGGTGCGGTCGTCCCGCTGACCACGGTGGAGTCGCTGCGGCGGATCGTCCTGCCGGACTCGACGGCGGTCATCGCCTACACCTCGGGCACCTCGGACCGTCCGCTGGGCTGTGCGCTGAGCCACCGGAGCCTGGCCTACCCGTGCGACGTCCTGCTCGCCGGCTGGGGACACACCGGGGCGGCCCCGGGCGAACAGCCGTCCGTGCTGGCCTTCCTGCCCTTCTCCCATGTGTACGGGCTCATGATCCAGGTGCTGTGCCTGCGCGGCGGGGTGCTGATGGCCCATGAGCCGGAGATGACCGCGGCGGCCCTCGCCTCGGCGCTGCGCACCTTCCGGCCGACGTACCTGTACGGCGTGCCGTCGGTGTTCGAGAAGTTGTACAAGACGTTCTGGCGGACCGCCCGGGAGGCGGGCCGGGGCGTGTTGTTCGAGCGGGCGGCCGAGACCGCGCGGGACTTCGCCGAGGCCGAGGAGCGCCGGCGGCTGGGCCTCGGGCCCGGTCCCGGGTTCGATCTGCGGCTGCAGCACGCCCTGTACGAGCGGACGGTGTACCGCAGGCTGCGGGCCGCGCTCGGCGGGCGTGTCGTACGGGGCACCTCGGGCGGCTCTTCGCTCAGCCGGGAACTGTCCCTGTTCTACGAGGGCATCGGTCTGTACATCAACGACGGCTACGGCCTGACGGAGACCTCCGGCGGGATCACCATGCAGCCGCTGGGACGGCAGAAGTCCGGGACCGTGGGACTGCCGCTGCCGGGCACCCACGTCCAGGTGGCCGACGACGGGGAGATCCTGGTGCGCGGCCCGTCGGTGTTCCAGGGCTACATCAGCGACGAGGCGCGCACCCGGGCCGTGCTGCGTGGCGGCTGGCTGGCCACCGGGGACATCGGGAGGCTGGACGGCGAGGGCTATCTGACCATCACCGGCCGCAAGAAGGACGTCATCGTCACCAGCAGCGGCAAGAGCGTGGCCCCGGCCCCGCTGGAGCAGCGGCTGCGCATGCATCCGCTGGTGCACCAAGCGGTGGTCGTGGGCGACGACCGGCCCTGCGTGGGGGCGCTGATCACGCTGGACCCGGAGTTCCTCGCGCACTGGCGGGCCGCGCTGGCGTTGCAGGGCGAGTCACCGGGCCGGGAGGCCCGTGAGGAGAACGCGCTCAGGGAGGAGATCGCGCGGGCCGTCGCCTCGGCGAACAGCGCGGTCTCCCGCGCGGAGTCCATCAGGGTCTACCGTCTCCTGCACGAGCCGTTCGCCCCGGACAACGGACTGCTGACGCCGTCCATGAAGCTGCGCCGGGACGCGATCGCGCGGCACTACGCCACCGAGATCGACACGATGTACGAAGCCCGGTCCCTCGCGATGCGGCGGCCCGGCCCCCGGGAGCCGGCCGAATGGGAGGAACCGGACGACGTCTTCCGCCAGGAGATGCGCATACCGCGCCGGGAGTGACCGTACTCCCGGCGCGGGGAGCCGGCACTGCGCCCGGGACGCACGGATACCGGGCCCGGCTCTGGGAACCCGCATCAGTGGACTGATCAGCGACGACGACTGCCCTGGTCACGAGGGGCCGAGCCGGCCCCGGCCGGGCGGGGTCGGGAATGCGAGATGGCGACGGAGCCGCGTTGGGACGACACACCGCCCGCGGAGGAGAGGTACGAGCGTTCGTTCTCCTTCCCGGGTGAGCTGCGCAACGTGACGGGCGCCCGGCTCGCCGCGGAGGGCTTCCTGTGCGCCCTCGCCCGAAAGGCCCCGCCCGGCACACCGGAGTACTGGGACGACATCCTGCTGGTCGTCACGGAACTGGCCGCCAACGCCATCCAGTACGCTCCCGGTCCCTTCGCCCTGCGGCTGCGCCGCACCTTCGACGGGGTGCATGTGACCATGCACGACACCAGCACGACCCGGCCCGAGCCGCGGCCCTTCCGTCCGAGTGCGGGCGGCGGCGGCATCGGCTGGCATCTCGTGCACACGCTGTGCAGTCAGGTCAGCGTCGTCGTCGAAGAGCACGGCAAGGACATCCACGTCTTCCTGCCCTGGTGAGCGACGCCGGACGGATCCGGGCGAGACCGGGTTACTCCGGCCGCGGTGGGGGCATGCTGGTGCCCACGCGTTCGTCTGCCCGCCGCCCCCCGCTGGCGGAACGGCTCGGGGCACGGTGGGATCGGTGTGATGGTGGCAGCGGTCCGGGGCGAGCGAGCGCCGTCGAGTCGGCACCGCCTGGAGCCGCAGAAAGGGATGGACACCGTGATACGACCGAGGATCCTGGTGGTTGGCGCGGGCTTCGCAGGAGTCGAGTGCGTCCGCCGTCTGGAGCGGAAACTCGCCCCCGACGAGGCCGACGTCACCCTGGTGACGCCGTCCGCCTACCAGCTCTACCTCCCGCTGCTGCCCCAGGTCGCCTCCGGTGTGCTCACGCCGCAGTCGATCGCCGTCTCGCTGCGTCGCAGCAAGAAGTACCGCACCCGGATCATCCCGGGCGGCGTGATCGGGGTGGACCTGAAGTCCAAGGTCTGCGTCATCCGCACCATCACCGACAAGATCGTCGAAGAGCGCTACGACTACATCGTGCTGGCGCCGGGCAGCGTGACCCGCACCTTCGACATCCCCGGGCTCACCGAGCACGCCTACGGGTTGAAGACGCTCGCCGAGGCCGCCTACATCCGCGACCACGTCATCTCGCAGCTGGACCTCGCCGACGCCAGCGACGACCCCGCCGAGCGCGCCGCCCGGCTGCAGTTCGTGGTGGTCGGCGGCGGATACGCGGGCACCGAGACCGCGGCCTGTCTGCAACGGCTCACGCACGCGGCCGTCCAGCGCTATCCCCGCCTCGACCCGGGCCTGATCAAGTGGCATCTGATCGACATCGCGCCGAAGCTCATGCCGGAGCTCGGCGACAAGCTCGGCCGCAGCGCGCAGGAGATCCTGCGCCGGCGCGGCATCGAGGTCTCGCTGGGCGTGTCGATCGACAAGGCGGGCCCCGAGGAGGTCACCTTCACCGACGGCCGGGTGGTGCCGACCCACACCCTGATCTGGACGGCCGGCGTGGTCGCGAGCCCGCTGATCGCCACACTCGGCGCGGAGACCGTCCGGGGCCGGCTCGCGGTCACCGCCGAGATGACCCTGCCGGGTCACGACGGGGTGTTCGCGCTCGGCGACTCGGCGGCGGTGCCCGACAAGGCCAAGGGCGAGGAGGGCGCGATCTGCCCGCCCACGGCCCAGCACGCCATGCGCCAGGGCAAGAAGGTCGCGGACAACGTCATCGCGACGCTGCGCAACCAGCCTCTGCAGCCGTACATCCACACGGACCTCGGCCTCGTCGTCGACCTCGGCGGCAAGGACGCCGTCTCCAAGCCGCTGGGCATCGAACTGCGCGGTGTGCCGGCTCAGGCGGTGGCGCGCGGTTATCACTGGTCGGCGCTGCGCACCAATGTCGCCAAGACCCGGGTGATGACCAACTGGCTGCTCAACGCGGTCGCGGGCGACGATTTCGTGCGCACCGGCTTCCAGGCCCGCAAGCCCGCGCGGCTGAAGGACTTCGAGTTCACGGACTCCTATCTGACGCCGGAGCAGGTCCGCGCCCGCGTGGAGGGCGGGGCCGCCGGGCACTCCTGAGCACGGCGGGGGCACCGGCACGCCCACGCGCTCGTCGCGCACACGACGGCTGAGGACAAGTGGTCCCGGCCGTCGTGCCATGCTGGGTCGTAGATCAAGTTCTGGTACGGGAGAAAGCGCGGCGGCGTGAGGACAGCGGTTCGGTCGGGGTGGGCACGGATGTGGGACCGGCTGGCGGCGTCCGATCCCGGGCTGCTCAGGCTCACCGCGGGCCTGCGCACGGTGACCGCCATCGCGCTCACCCTGGCCGTGCTCGGCGTGCTGGGCGTCCCGGTGGCGCAGTTGGTCGCGGGGGCCATGGCGGCGATGGTCTCGACCTTCGCCATCCAGGAGAAGCAGCGCTCCCAGCAGGCCGTGACCCTCGCGCTGGGTCTGCCGGTGGCCCTCGCCTCGGTGTCGCTGGGCACGCTGCTGAGCCAGCGGGTGGTGGTGGGCGACCTGTTCTTCGTCGTCCTCATCTTCTGCGCCGTCTACGGACGCCGGTTCGGCGACCGCGGCACCGCGCTGGGCCTGATCGGCTTCCAGGTCTACTTCCTCTCCCTGTTCGTGCACGCGGTCCCGTCCGCGCTGCCCGCCCTGTACGGCGTGATCACCGCGGCGTTCGTGTGCAGCGCGGCCGCCCGATTCGTTCTGCTGCGGCAGACCCCGGCGGGCACCCTGGACCGGCTGCGCAGGGCCTTCCGGGCCCGGCTCGGGCAGCTCATCGCCGCCCAGATCGAGCTGCTGGACGCGGGGCGCGAGGACCCTGACGCCGCGGCGAAGGTCCTGGAGCATCTGCGCACCGGCACCGCGCGGCTGCACGAGTCGGCGCTGATGATCCAGGGCCGGCTGGAGGACGGCGCCGTGGACGAGGCGACGGCACGGCTGTTGCAGCGCCGCATCGCCGACGCCGAGATCGCCTCCGAGCGGCTCGGTCTGCTGCTGCTCACCGCGCGCAGCGCCGAGCGGACGGACACCCTCACCCTGCACCTGCCCGGCGCCTCTCTCCCGCCGGGCGGTGAACTGCCGATCGGGGACGAGGCGACCGCCGTGCTGCGCCGGGACCTGGAGGCGCTGCGGCTGCTCGTGCTGCGGCCGGTGGGCGAGGCCTCGGGGACCGCGCTGTCGCAGGTGCGCAACCGGCTGCTCGGCTACCGGGAGGAGGAGAACCTGCCGAAGGCCTCCCCCGCGGTGCAGGACGTCTTCCGGGGCCTCGGTGAGGCCGCGCGGGCCGTGCTCGGGCTGCGCATCGCCCTGGACGGGCCGCAGGACGAGTCCGACGACACTCCGGCGACGGCCCGCTCCCGCGAGGAGCTGGACGCCGAGGACGCGGCCATCGAGAGCAGCGAGGAGGACGAGGCCGAGGAGCCGGAGCCGGCCGGGCTCCAGCGGCCCACCACGCGGGCCGCCGTGCAGGTGGCGGTCGGCTCGTCGCTCGCCATCGCCGGTGGCGAGCTGCTGTCCAGCCAGCGCTGGTACTGGGCGGTGCTGACCTGCTGGATCGTGTTCATCAACACCGCCTCGACCGGCGAGATCCTGGTGAAGGGCTACCGGCGGCTGGTCGGCACGGTCCTCGGCGTGGTGGCCGGGATCGTCCTCGCCGGTCTGGTTGGGCAGCACACGTGGACGGCGTTCGCCCTGGTGCTGCTGTTCGTGTTCGCGATGTTCTACACCGCTCCCCTGTCCTACACGCTGATGTCGTTCTTCGTGACGGCGATGCTGGGGCTGCTGTACACGCTGCTGAACACCTACAGCGCGTCGGTGCTGGTGCTGCGTGTGGAGGAGACGGCCCTCGGCGCGGCCTGCGGTGTGATCGCGGCGGCGGTGGTGCTGCCGGTCCGCACCGACCGGCGCACCAACGACCTGCTCGTCGACGTCCTGGACAAACTGGCGGACGTCAGCCGGGGCGCCATGGACCAGCTGAGCGGCGGGCCGTCGGCCGATCTGGTGGACCGGGCGCGCGATCTCGACCAGGCGCTGGCCGATCTGCGCGCGGCCACACAGCCGCTCACCCACCCGATCAGCCCGCTGCGCTCGCGCCGGGACACCGCCCGGTACGTCGTGGCGCTGCTGGAGACCTGCGCCTACCACGCGCGTTCGCTCGCGGCCACGGCCGAACTGCTGGCCACGCACCCCTCGATCGCGGCGGACCCCCGGCTGCGCGGTGCGGGCCGGCGGATCGTGCACAACATCGAGGCGATCGCCGCGCACGTCACGGACCCCCGGTCCACGGAGAGGATCGAGTCCGGTCCGAGCATCGCGTCGATGCTCGAGCCCGGCACCCTGCGCACCCCGCGCTACGGCCGGGTGACCGACCGGGTGCTGCGGCATCTGCAGCGTCTGGACGAGGCGGTGTCGGGCCTGACCAGGCCGCTCGGGATCACGCGGGAGCCGTCGAGGAAGTGATGTCCCGGGTGCCGCGGCGATGGGGTCCGTCGCGGCTGCCCGGCCTTCGGCCCAGCGCCTCCTCGCGTACGCGGGCGCAGCTGCGGGTGATCAGCCGGGAGACGTGCATCTGGGAGATGCCGAGCCGGTCGGCGATGCGGCTTTGCGTCATGTCCTCGAAGAAGCGCATGTAGAGGATGGCCCGCTCCCGTTCGGGCAGCCGGCGCAGGCCGTCCTTGGCGGCCTCGCGGTCGACGACGACGTCGTACGAGGCGTCCGTCGCGCCGAGTGTGTCGGCGAGGCTCCAGCCGTCGTCGCCGGTGGCCGGCTCGGCGTCCAGCGAGAGGGTGCTGAAGCACTCCAGCGCCTCCAGGCCCGCGGTGACCTCCGCCGGGCTGAGGCCGGTGTGGGCGGCGATGTCGGCGGCGTCGGGCTCGGGGGTGCCGGGGTGCTGGGTGAGTTCGCGGCGGGCCACGCGTACGCGGTTGCGCAGTTCCTGGATCCGGCGGGGCACCCGCAGCGCCCACATCCGGTCCCGGAAGTGCCGCTTGACCTCGCCGGTGATGGTCGGTACGGCGTAGCTCTCGAAGGCTCCCCGTGCCGGGTCGAAGCGGTCGATGGCCTTGACCAGCCCGAGCGCGGCCACCTGGCGCAGGTCCTCCGCGGATTCCCCGCGGTCGCGGAAACGGCCGGCGATCCGGTGGGCCATGGGCAGCCAGGCGGTGACCAGCTCGTCGCGTACGGCGTCGCGCTCGGGGCCCTCCGGCAGCCGCGCCAGCCGGGCGAAGAGGATGGTGGTGTCGGGGGCGTCGTCGTGGTTCCTCCGCCAGGACGCGGCGGAGGCGGTGTCGTACCTGCCGGAAGGGCTTGTCGACATGTCGGTCGGCATGCGGAATCGCTCCTGAACGATGGTGTCGGGACACGGCCGGATCAGGGGTTCCCGGTCCTGGCCCGAACGGTGGTGTCAGGGTTCGCCGCGGGTGAGCCGCCGGCCCCGCCAGGAGAGGGCCTGCGGCAGCTGTACTGTTCCCGCTGGACGCGCGCCTGTGGTCCGAAGCACGAGTGTCCGCCTGCCCCTGGGCCCCGGCGGCAAACACCTCTTCCGGAACTTCGGCGCCGGGGGCGGCATGCCATGACCGGGCGCGTGCCGGGTACCCAGGCGGTATGAGAGACGCGGTGGACGCGGACGAGTTGCTGCGGCGCATCCGGCGGGCCAGGGACCGCGCCGCCGAGCAGGAGCGGGCCTGGCGGGAGCGGGCCGGGCGCCTGAGGGTGAGCGATCCGGACGAGGCGCGGGAGGCGTCCGTACGGGGGCTGGCGTACGAGGCGGTGTTGGGGGTGCTGCAGGAGGTCGTCGATCCCGGCGGACCGCCCCCGGCCGAGTGCGGAGTGAAACAGGTCACCTGACCCGGGCCTGAGTACGCGAAATCCCGCCAGATGGTTTACCGTTCACCTATACGTGGTGACGGGGTCGACCGGAGCCGTCCCCCTTCACCATCGCATACGGCCCTGGCCGGCCTCCCCCGTCCGGCCAGGGCTCTTTTCTGTCTCCGGACAGGGCTCGGCGCACCAATCCGCCTCCTTCGAGGTGCTCGGGACGGCGGCAGCGGCTGAAATGGGCTTGGGGAAAAACACCCGACCCGCTGCCGGCGAGGAGTCCCGCGCCATGACCAAAGCGATAAAACTGCTGACCGCTCTCCCGCAGGCACAGCGCGAGCGACTGATGGAACTGGCCGACGAGGTCTCCTTCCCGGAGGACACCCGGATCTTCGAGGCGGGCGGTACGGCCGACCGCTTCTGGGTGATCCGCTCCGGCGCGGTCCACCTGGACACACAGGTCACCAGCCGTCAGCGGGTCACCGTGGCCACGCTCGGCGCGGGCGACATGCTCGGCTGGTCCTGGCTGTTCCCTCCGTACCAGTGGGACTTCGGCGCGGTGGCCTTCAGCAACGTGCGGGCCTACGAGTTCGACGGGCCGTCGGTGCTCGCGCTGTCCGTGGAGGATCCGCTGCTCGGCCTCTCGCTGGTGCGGACGGTCGCCGAGATCCTCGCCAGCCGCCTGGAGACGACCCGCGGCAAGCTGATGGACCAGTACGCGATCCGGCGGCGCAGCGGGCCCCTCTAGACCGCCAGAGTCCCCGCGGGCCGTCAGATCCGGTAGCGGCGCAGCGCAGGCAGGGCCGCGGCCAGGGCCAGCATCGCCGCGACGACCAGTGCGCCCCCGCCCGCGACGGCGGCCCGGGGCCCGAAGGCCGAGCCGGCGGTGCCGTGCAGCACGTCGGCCAGCCGCGGGCCACCCACGACGACCACGGTGAACACGCCCTGCATCCGGCCGCGCATCTCGTCGGTCGCGGCGGAGAGCAGGATGGCCCCGCGGAACACCATGGAGATCATGTCGGCCACACCGGCGGCGGCCAGGAAGGCCAGGGACAGCCAGAGGTTGCCGCTCAGCCCGAACCCGGCGATGGCCACGCCCCAGCCGACCACCGAGCCGATGACCATCCAGCCGTGCCGCCGGGCCCGCGAGAAGACGCCGGAGAACAGGCCTCCGAGCACCGCGCCGACCGGGATCCCGGCGAACAGCACGCCGAGGGCGAGCCCTTCGCCGTAGGAGGCGTAGGTCTGGGCGGCCAGCTGCGGGAACAGGGCGCGGGGCATGCCGAGGACCATGGCGACGATGTCGGCCAGGAAGGACAGCAGCAGCACCTTGTGCCCGGATATGTAGCGGAATCCGGCGGCTATCTCACGCAGCCCGGCCCGGCGGGCCCGCCCCTCGCCCAGCGGTGGCAGCGCGGGCAGCCGGAACACCGCCCACACGGTGACGCACAGGGCCAGCGCGTCGATCAGGTACAGCTCGGGCAGCCCGATCACCGGGATCAGCACACCGGCCAGCAGCGGGCCCGCGACCAGGCCGGTCTGCATCACGGTCGAGCCGAGCGCGTTGGCGGCGGGCAGCTCCTCGGCCGGGACGAGGCGTGCGATGGAGGCGTTGCGGGCCGGGGAGTTGAGGCCGAAGAACGCCTGCTGCAGAGCGAGCAGCACCATCAGGACGACGACCGAGTCGAGGCCGGTGACGGCCTGCGCCCAGAAGAGCAGTGAGGTCACGGCGATACCGCTGTTGGTGACCAGCAGCAGCTTGCGCCGGTCCACCGTGTCGGCGACCGCCCCGCCCCACAGCGCGAACACCACCATGGGCACGAGACCGGCGAGGCTGGCGTAGCCGACCCAGGCCGAGGAGTGGGTGATGTCGTAGATCTGTTTGGGTACGGCGACGGCGGTGAGTTGGCTGCCGACGGCGGTGACGACGGTCGACGACCACAGCCGCCGGTAGGCGGGGATGCGCAGGGGCCGGGTGTCCATCGCCCAGCGGCGCCAGCCGCGCCGTGGCGGGGGCGCCGCGTCGGTCGCGGAGTCGGGTTCGGCGGTGCTGCTCTCGCTCGTGTCCACGGGTGTCCTGGTTGCTCGTTACATCTTTTCGCTTCGCGAGCCTAACCATCTCAGCGATCCGTGTACATGACGAAAGGTTTTCCTCAGGATCCGGCCACGAGCGTGGCCCCCAGCGCCAGCATGGTGACGGCGACCAGGCCGTCCAGGACCCGCCAGGCGGTGGGACTGGCGAGGAAGCGGCCGAGCAGCCGGGCGCCGAAGCCGAGGGCGGCGAACCAGCACAGGCTGGCGAGGACGGCGCCGAGCCCGAAGGTCCAGCGCAGCGGGCCGCGGTCGGCGGCCAGGGAACCGAGCAGGAACACCGTGTCCAGGTAGACGTGCGGGTTGAGCCAGGTCATCGCGAGACACGTCAGCACCGCCCGCCGCCGCGAACCCACCGCCTCGCCCTCCGTACGCAGGCCGGCGCCGGGCCTCAGCACCCGCCTGGCGGCGAGGGCTCCGTAGCAGAGCAGGAACGCGCCGCCGACGAGCCCGACCGCCCGCACCGCGCCCGGCCAGGCCACCACCACGGCACCGACCCCGCCGACGCCCAGCGCGATGAGCACCGCGTCGGACAGGGCGCAGATGCCGACCACGGCGAGGACGGCGTCGCGACGCACCCCCTGACGCAGGACG is a genomic window of Streptomyces griseochromogenes containing:
- a CDS encoding AMP-dependent synthetase/ligase; this translates as MRDVAVAPPAVPPLTGGLADSVFETADRNPALPLLARRTDAAPGSWEEVTAVEVRDEVVDLAKGLIAAGISPGHRVAVMARTRYEWTVFAHALWTVGAEVVPVHPSSSRDQVEWILRDAGCVAVVVEDEQGVMTVGTVCAGLPRLRHVWQLDAGALPLLAEQGAVVPLTTVESLRRIVLPDSTAVIAYTSGTSDRPLGCALSHRSLAYPCDVLLAGWGHTGAAPGEQPSVLAFLPFSHVYGLMIQVLCLRGGVLMAHEPEMTAAALASALRTFRPTYLYGVPSVFEKLYKTFWRTAREAGRGVLFERAAETARDFAEAEERRRLGLGPGPGFDLRLQHALYERTVYRRLRAALGGRVVRGTSGGSSLSRELSLFYEGIGLYINDGYGLTETSGGITMQPLGRQKSGTVGLPLPGTHVQVADDGEILVRGPSVFQGYISDEARTRAVLRGGWLATGDIGRLDGEGYLTITGRKKDVIVTSSGKSVAPAPLEQRLRMHPLVHQAVVVGDDRPCVGALITLDPEFLAHWRAALALQGESPGREAREENALREEIARAVASANSAVSRAESIRVYRLLHEPFAPDNGLLTPSMKLRRDAIARHYATEIDTMYEARSLAMRRPGPREPAEWEEPDDVFRQEMRIPRRE
- a CDS encoding FUSC family protein; the encoded protein is MWDRLAASDPGLLRLTAGLRTVTAIALTLAVLGVLGVPVAQLVAGAMAAMVSTFAIQEKQRSQQAVTLALGLPVALASVSLGTLLSQRVVVGDLFFVVLIFCAVYGRRFGDRGTALGLIGFQVYFLSLFVHAVPSALPALYGVITAAFVCSAAARFVLLRQTPAGTLDRLRRAFRARLGQLIAAQIELLDAGREDPDAAAKVLEHLRTGTARLHESALMIQGRLEDGAVDEATARLLQRRIADAEIASERLGLLLLTARSAERTDTLTLHLPGASLPPGGELPIGDEATAVLRRDLEALRLLVLRPVGEASGTALSQVRNRLLGYREEENLPKASPAVQDVFRGLGEAARAVLGLRIALDGPQDESDDTPATARSREELDAEDAAIESSEEDEAEEPEPAGLQRPTTRAAVQVAVGSSLAIAGGELLSSQRWYWAVLTCWIVFINTASTGEILVKGYRRLVGTVLGVVAGIVLAGLVGQHTWTAFALVLLFVFAMFYTAPLSYTLMSFFVTAMLGLLYTLLNTYSASVLVLRVEETALGAACGVIAAAVVLPVRTDRRTNDLLVDVLDKLADVSRGAMDQLSGGPSADLVDRARDLDQALADLRAATQPLTHPISPLRSRRDTARYVVALLETCAYHARSLAATAELLATHPSIAADPRLRGAGRRIVHNIEAIAAHVTDPRSTERIESGPSIASMLEPGTLRTPRYGRVTDRVLRHLQRLDEAVSGLTRPLGITREPSRK
- a CDS encoding cyclic nucleotide-binding domain-containing protein; this translates as MTKAIKLLTALPQAQRERLMELADEVSFPEDTRIFEAGGTADRFWVIRSGAVHLDTQVTSRQRVTVATLGAGDMLGWSWLFPPYQWDFGAVAFSNVRAYEFDGPSVLALSVEDPLLGLSLVRTVAEILASRLETTRGKLMDQYAIRRRSGPL
- a CDS encoding SigB/SigF/SigG family RNA polymerase sigma factor: MPTDMSTSPSGRYDTASAASWRRNHDDAPDTTILFARLARLPEGPERDAVRDELVTAWLPMAHRIAGRFRDRGESAEDLRQVAALGLVKAIDRFDPARGAFESYAVPTITGEVKRHFRDRMWALRVPRRIQELRNRVRVARRELTQHPGTPEPDAADIAAHTGLSPAEVTAGLEALECFSTLSLDAEPATGDDGWSLADTLGATDASYDVVVDREAAKDGLRRLPERERAILYMRFFEDMTQSRIADRLGISQMHVSRLITRSCARVREEALGRRPGSRDGPHRRGTRDITSSTAPA
- a CDS encoding LysE/ArgO family amino acid transporter, which translates into the protein MNHALTAAAAGFGTGLSLIVAIGAQNAFVLRQGVRRDAVLAVVGICALSDAVLIALGVGGVGAVVVAWPGAVRAVGLVGGAFLLCYGALAARRVLRPGAGLRTEGEAVGSRRRAVLTCLAMTWLNPHVYLDTVFLLGSLAADRGPLRWTFGLGAVLASLCWFAALGFGARLLGRFLASPTAWRVLDGLVAVTMLALGATLVAGS
- a CDS encoding glutamate--cysteine ligase, which translates into the protein MRTVGVEEELLLVDPDSGEPRAQQSAVLARAAQDDPGQDVFQKELFGQMLEFATHPQTDMADLGAEIVHCRKEAARLAGEIGCAVAALATSPLPVTPTIVAHERYRWMTGQYGMTAQEQLICGCHAHVSVASDEEGVAVLDRIRPWLPVLCALSANSPFWHGRDTGYVSYRSRVQRRWPQTGPNELFGSAERYHRLVRDMLASGVVLDSGMLYFDARLSARYPTVELRVADVCLRAETTVLVATLARALVETAARDWRAGRPPLDHSVNLLKLAGWQAARSGLGQDLLDPVTMLPRPAVEVLGSLLEHTGDALADSGDAAFVAEAVAELLRRGNGAHEQRLLMERTGSLRHVVTECVRRTQD
- a CDS encoding ATP-binding protein, whose product is MATEPRWDDTPPAEERYERSFSFPGELRNVTGARLAAEGFLCALARKAPPGTPEYWDDILLVVTELAANAIQYAPGPFALRLRRTFDGVHVTMHDTSTTRPEPRPFRPSAGGGGIGWHLVHTLCSQVSVVVEEHGKDIHVFLPW
- a CDS encoding MFS transporter, with translation MDTSESSTAEPDSATDAAPPPRRGWRRWAMDTRPLRIPAYRRLWSSTVVTAVGSQLTAVAVPKQIYDITHSSAWVGYASLAGLVPMVVFALWGGAVADTVDRRKLLLVTNSGIAVTSLLFWAQAVTGLDSVVVLMVLLALQQAFFGLNSPARNASIARLVPAEELPAANALGSTVMQTGLVAGPLLAGVLIPVIGLPELYLIDALALCVTVWAVFRLPALPPLGEGRARRAGLREIAAGFRYISGHKVLLLSFLADIVAMVLGMPRALFPQLAAQTYASYGEGLALGVLFAGIPVGAVLGGLFSGVFSRARRHGWMVIGSVVGWGVAIAGFGLSGNLWLSLAFLAAAGVADMISMVFRGAILLSAATDEMRGRMQGVFTVVVVGGPRLADVLHGTAGSAFGPRAAVAGGGALVVAAMLALAAALPALRRYRI
- a CDS encoding NAD(P)/FAD-dependent oxidoreductase, which produces MDTVIRPRILVVGAGFAGVECVRRLERKLAPDEADVTLVTPSAYQLYLPLLPQVASGVLTPQSIAVSLRRSKKYRTRIIPGGVIGVDLKSKVCVIRTITDKIVEERYDYIVLAPGSVTRTFDIPGLTEHAYGLKTLAEAAYIRDHVISQLDLADASDDPAERAARLQFVVVGGGYAGTETAACLQRLTHAAVQRYPRLDPGLIKWHLIDIAPKLMPELGDKLGRSAQEILRRRGIEVSLGVSIDKAGPEEVTFTDGRVVPTHTLIWTAGVVASPLIATLGAETVRGRLAVTAEMTLPGHDGVFALGDSAAVPDKAKGEEGAICPPTAQHAMRQGKKVADNVIATLRNQPLQPYIHTDLGLVVDLGGKDAVSKPLGIELRGVPAQAVARGYHWSALRTNVAKTRVMTNWLLNAVAGDDFVRTGFQARKPARLKDFEFTDSYLTPEQVRARVEGGAAGHS